From Rhodovastum atsumiense, a single genomic window includes:
- a CDS encoding response regulator, with product MASILLIEDVPAVLLSLRLILQGKGHQVTDATNGAEAVELLRVTRFDLVITDIWMAGASGVDVIREGRRHSPPTRFLGITGGNPNVSGQVEEPHPDRYGADLLLRKPFKREALLSAVEQLLRPS from the coding sequence ATGGCGTCGATTCTGCTGATTGAAGACGTGCCGGCAGTTCTGTTGTCGCTGCGGCTGATCCTGCAGGGCAAGGGCCATCAGGTCACCGACGCCACCAACGGTGCGGAGGCGGTCGAACTGCTGCGCGTCACCCGGTTCGACCTGGTCATCACCGACATCTGGATGGCGGGGGCCAGCGGGGTGGACGTGATCCGCGAAGGCAGGCGCCACTCGCCGCCCACGCGCTTCCTGGGGATCACCGGCGGCAACCCCAACGTGTCCGGGCAGGTGGAAGAGCCGCATCCCGACCGGTACGGCGCCGATTTGCTGCTGCGCAAACCCTTCAAGCGGGAGGCGCTGCTCTCGGCCGTCGAGCAGTTGCTGCGGCCATCGTGA
- a CDS encoding PAS domain-containing protein, with translation MGSRPLTFPPFDDARLLDWLQEADGDKADRLPFGIIAMDHDGYVELYNAYEAKASGFTRERAIGRNFFRTFGRCTNNPLVAGRLLGNADIDDTIHHTFTFRMKVVPVRLRLLKRLPLARMALAVDQGA, from the coding sequence ATGGGGAGCAGACCACTGACATTCCCTCCCTTCGATGACGCACGGCTCCTGGACTGGCTGCAGGAGGCCGATGGCGACAAGGCCGATCGATTGCCGTTCGGCATCATCGCCATGGACCATGACGGTTACGTCGAGCTGTACAATGCCTACGAGGCAAAGGCGTCCGGCTTCACCCGAGAGCGGGCCATCGGCCGGAACTTCTTCCGGACATTCGGGCGTTGCACGAACAACCCGCTGGTTGCGGGACGGCTGCTGGGGAATGCCGACATCGATGATACCATCCATCATACCTTCACCTTCCGCATGAAGGTGGTCCCGGTGCGCCTGCGCCTGCTCAAGCGGCTGCCGCTGGCGCGGATGGCGCTGGCCGTGGACCAGGGGGCGTGA
- a CDS encoding ATP-binding protein has protein sequence MIDCDHSSDLEILTDFLYVVPIGLMRFRLDGEVELVNPMVAQMLMPLLPDGDLSNVYASLGRFVPNLDRRLSEFPFNHGIVMHQERYHAVMEPHRVVLSVTIHRVDQTAWIAVIEDVTAQAEQERQLAETKADLTWRRYFDPLTRLPNRSQLELRLAESGRQEGERPTLVFIDIAGVRAIMEMRGYTAGDRLLVEIADRLRKVAGESNFVARLGGTNFVILCRWLGNEALKDLEYRIQEAIAAPFRIEHENCVVSANVAIAPVDQPAGFDLMKAAGKAMHELRQRHESEENAERHRQKMESLGRMMGGVAHEINNMLQPIGVLAEELIISNLVREAGRQHLDVMLECTEKTKEIIAGLLAFSRPGVREVEVVEPAEVLADSLRLARQAIPVNVFVRTEVAGVVPRIAVNRTAFSQIILNLLTNAAAAMGYRGSVRVTLNEHLVVESGHARIVRRPRYVRLRVIDTGCGMNRETLDRVFEPFFTTKPIGQGTGLGLPVVYGLVQEMRGIITLLSEPGQGTTVTILIPVHEDAPDRVGADRTALAGVTARPVLQEAISDDGQ, from the coding sequence ATGATCGATTGCGATCACTCATCCGACCTGGAGATCCTGACCGACTTCCTCTACGTCGTGCCGATCGGCCTGATGCGGTTCCGGCTGGATGGCGAGGTCGAGCTGGTCAACCCGATGGTGGCGCAGATGCTGATGCCGCTGCTGCCGGACGGCGACCTGTCGAATGTCTACGCGTCCCTGGGGCGCTTCGTGCCGAACCTGGACAGGCGGCTGAGCGAGTTTCCCTTCAACCACGGCATCGTCATGCACCAGGAGCGCTACCATGCGGTGATGGAGCCCCATCGCGTGGTGCTTTCGGTCACCATCCATCGCGTCGACCAGACCGCCTGGATCGCCGTCATCGAGGACGTGACGGCGCAGGCCGAGCAGGAGCGGCAGCTCGCCGAGACCAAGGCGGATCTTACCTGGCGTCGTTACTTCGATCCCTTGACCCGCCTGCCCAACCGCAGCCAGCTGGAACTCAGGCTGGCCGAGTCCGGCCGGCAGGAAGGCGAACGGCCGACGCTGGTCTTCATCGACATCGCCGGCGTGCGGGCCATCATGGAAATGAGGGGCTACACCGCGGGCGACCGGCTGCTGGTCGAAATCGCTGACCGGTTGCGCAAGGTCGCGGGCGAGTCCAATTTCGTCGCGCGTCTCGGCGGGACAAACTTCGTCATCCTGTGCCGATGGCTCGGCAACGAGGCGCTGAAGGACCTGGAATACAGGATCCAGGAGGCGATCGCCGCCCCGTTCCGGATCGAACACGAGAACTGCGTCGTCTCCGCCAACGTCGCCATCGCGCCGGTTGACCAGCCGGCCGGCTTCGATCTGATGAAGGCTGCCGGAAAGGCCATGCACGAGCTGCGGCAGCGGCACGAGAGCGAGGAAAATGCCGAACGCCATCGGCAAAAGATGGAATCGCTCGGCCGCATGATGGGTGGGGTCGCCCATGAGATCAACAATATGCTGCAGCCTATCGGCGTGCTCGCCGAGGAGCTGATCATCAGCAACCTGGTCAGGGAGGCGGGGCGTCAGCATCTCGATGTCATGCTGGAGTGCACGGAAAAGACGAAGGAGATCATCGCCGGCCTGCTCGCGTTCTCCAGGCCGGGGGTGCGCGAGGTCGAGGTGGTGGAGCCCGCCGAGGTGCTCGCTGACAGCCTGCGCCTCGCGCGCCAGGCCATTCCGGTCAACGTGTTCGTACGGACGGAGGTGGCCGGGGTCGTGCCGCGCATTGCCGTCAACCGCACGGCCTTCTCGCAGATCATCCTCAACCTGCTGACGAACGCAGCGGCCGCGATGGGGTACCGGGGCAGCGTGAGGGTCACGCTGAACGAGCATCTGGTTGTGGAATCCGGTCACGCCAGGATAGTGCGGCGGCCCCGCTACGTGCGCCTGCGAGTGATCGACACCGGGTGCGGCATGAACCGGGAGACGCTTGACCGGGTCTTCGAGCCCTTCTTCACCACCAAGCCCATCGGCCAGGGGACCGGCCTCGGCCTGCCGGTCGTGTACGGCCTGGTGCAGGAAATGCGCGGGATCATCACGCTGCTGAGCGAGCCGGGGCAGGGAACGACGGTGACGATCCTGATCCCCGTTCACGAGGACGCCCCGGACCGCGTGGGGGCGGACAGGACGGCTCTTGCGGGCGTCACCGCGCGGCCCGTGTTGCAGGAAGCCATTTCCGATGATGGACAGTGA